One genomic region from Microcella humidisoli encodes:
- a CDS encoding ABC transporter ATP-binding protein → MRSLAIETRALTKRYGRRTALHGIDLAVEPGRVVGVIGPNGAGKTTTMRVLLDIIRPTSGEVRVLGLDPRTAGPALRRRIGYLPGELALEGRATARSLLRHYAELNGGAPHARIDDLAERLGLELSRPVRSLSKGNKQKVGLVQAFVHRPDLLVLDEPTSGLDPLVQQEFLALVREARDAGQTVLLSSHVISEVQQAADDVAVLRAGRIVDVSTVDRLRAAARRSVRITVRPADRKRLLARLGEVPRLDDLVVTEVDGTTVVHGMLGDGVAAFVAAIAASDPLDLVVQEPDLESAVLGFYGPGRAEPGEEAGR, encoded by the coding sequence ATGAGATCCCTCGCCATCGAAACACGCGCGCTCACGAAGCGCTACGGCCGCCGCACGGCGCTGCACGGGATCGACCTCGCGGTCGAGCCCGGCCGCGTCGTCGGCGTCATCGGCCCCAACGGGGCGGGCAAGACCACGACCATGCGCGTGCTGCTCGACATCATCCGCCCGACGAGCGGTGAGGTGCGCGTGCTCGGGCTCGACCCGCGCACGGCGGGCCCCGCGCTGCGGCGACGCATCGGCTACCTGCCGGGCGAGCTCGCGCTCGAGGGCCGCGCGACAGCGCGCAGCCTGCTGCGGCACTACGCCGAGCTCAACGGCGGCGCCCCGCACGCGCGCATCGACGACCTCGCCGAGCGGCTGGGGCTCGAGCTGAGCCGACCGGTGCGGTCGCTCAGCAAGGGCAACAAGCAGAAGGTCGGCCTCGTGCAGGCCTTCGTGCACCGCCCCGACCTGCTCGTGCTCGACGAGCCGACGAGCGGGCTCGACCCGCTCGTGCAGCAGGAGTTCCTGGCCCTGGTGCGCGAAGCCCGCGACGCGGGGCAGACCGTGCTGCTGAGCTCGCACGTCATCAGCGAGGTGCAGCAGGCCGCCGACGACGTCGCCGTGCTGCGCGCCGGGCGCATCGTCGATGTGAGCACGGTCGACCGGTTGCGCGCGGCGGCACGCCGCTCGGTGCGCATCACCGTGCGGCCCGCCGATCGCAAGCGCCTGCTCGCCCGACTCGGCGAGGTGCCACGACTCGACGATCTCGTCGTCACCGAGGTCGACGGCACGACGGTCGTGCACGGCATGCTCGGCGACGGCGTCGCCGCCTTCGTCGCGGCGATCGCGGCGAGCGACCCGCTCGACCTCGTCGTGCAAGAGCCCGACCTCGAGAGCGCGGTGCTCGGCTTCTACGGCCCGGGTCGCGCCGAACCGGGCGAGGAGGCAGGACGATGA
- the rpsO gene encoding 30S ribosomal protein S15 has translation MALESDVKKAIIDEYATHPGDTGSPEVQVAMLTRRIKDLTEHLKEHKHDHHSRRGLLLLVGQRRRLLGYLADVDIERYRSLIERLGLRR, from the coding sequence ATGGCACTGGAATCAGACGTCAAGAAGGCGATCATCGACGAATACGCAACCCACCCCGGTGACACCGGATCCCCTGAGGTTCAGGTGGCGATGCTCACGCGTCGCATCAAAGACCTCACGGAGCACCTGAAGGAGCACAAGCACGACCACCACTCGCGTCGTGGCCTGCTTCTGCTCGTCGGTCAGCGCCGTCGTCTGCTGGGCTACCTGGCCGACGTCGACATCGAGCGCTACCGCTCGCTGATCGAGCGCCTGGGTCTGCGTCGATAA
- a CDS encoding lysoplasmalogenase — protein MRPTFRPLPAFTPYLVVTVVHLVAIAAGPPGLVAATKPLLMPALLVALVLALPVRRSPLLLWGGLALVFSWLGDVLLQNPGDIGFLLGMGAFGLAHLAYIALYLGPLRTRRVPGWAVSLGVVWWSTMVAVLAFWLGGLLVPVALYGLVLGAAAVCALATRPLVAVGAVVFLVSDTLLALDRFLPGFSVLDLDLAIMLAYCLGQGLIVAGVVTVARRAAGFANAGQLVPAQSASGEPGSI, from the coding sequence GTGCGCCCGACCTTCCGCCCGCTGCCCGCGTTCACCCCCTACCTCGTCGTCACGGTCGTGCACCTCGTGGCGATCGCCGCAGGCCCACCCGGGCTCGTCGCCGCGACGAAACCCCTGCTCATGCCGGCGCTGCTCGTGGCGCTCGTGCTCGCCCTGCCGGTGCGGCGCTCGCCGCTGCTGCTCTGGGGTGGGCTCGCTCTCGTGTTCTCATGGCTCGGCGACGTGCTGCTGCAGAACCCGGGCGACATCGGGTTCCTGCTCGGCATGGGCGCCTTCGGCCTTGCGCACCTCGCGTACATCGCGCTCTACCTCGGCCCGCTGCGCACGCGCCGGGTGCCGGGCTGGGCGGTCTCCCTGGGGGTCGTCTGGTGGAGCACGATGGTGGCCGTGCTCGCCTTCTGGCTGGGCGGGCTGCTCGTGCCGGTTGCGCTCTACGGCCTCGTTCTCGGGGCCGCGGCCGTCTGCGCGCTCGCCACGCGCCCGCTCGTGGCCGTCGGCGCCGTGGTCTTCCTGGTCAGCGACACGCTGCTCGCCCTCGACCGCTTCCTGCCCGGCTTCTCGGTGCTCGACCTCGACCTCGCCATCATGCTTGCGTACTGCCTTGGGCAGGGGCTCATCGTCGCGGGGGTCGTCACGGTCGCTCGGCGGGCGGCGGGTTTCGCGAACGCGGGGCAGCTGGTGCCCGCTCAGAGCGCGAGCGGAGAGCCTGGTAGTATCTGA
- a CDS encoding ABC transporter permease subunit — translation MSAATTTRATTPRPLPLLRRTLADGWRGLLGWSLGLAGVVGMYLPLYSTIGGNPEFLAIIESLPPELVAALSYDQITTGAGYTQGTVHGLIGFVLVTIAAVSWGAAIIAGDEERGTLEIVLAHGVGRTQLVLERFAAIAMKLVALAVLLALMVLALNDPAALELTLEGIVAGSVALLGLGLLTAAVGTMTGALVGRRSIAVGAAAGVAVLGYALNALGNQNPDLEWLHALSPYHWAFGAEPLANGLDATLGLLYGVAAAAVIVAVLAFRRRDVAV, via the coding sequence ATGAGCGCGGCGACGACCACGCGCGCGACGACACCGCGCCCGCTCCCGCTGCTGCGCCGCACCCTGGCCGACGGTTGGCGCGGCCTCCTCGGCTGGAGCCTCGGGCTCGCCGGCGTCGTCGGCATGTACCTGCCGCTCTACTCGACGATCGGCGGCAACCCCGAGTTTCTGGCCATCATCGAGAGCCTGCCGCCGGAGCTCGTCGCGGCCCTCAGCTACGACCAGATCACGACGGGCGCCGGCTACACCCAGGGCACGGTGCATGGCCTCATCGGGTTCGTGCTCGTCACGATCGCGGCCGTGTCCTGGGGTGCCGCGATCATCGCCGGCGACGAGGAGCGCGGCACACTCGAGATCGTGCTCGCGCACGGGGTCGGGCGCACGCAGCTCGTGCTCGAGCGCTTCGCCGCGATCGCCATGAAGCTCGTCGCACTCGCCGTGCTGCTCGCCCTCATGGTGCTCGCCCTCAACGATCCCGCCGCGCTCGAGCTCACGCTCGAGGGCATCGTGGCGGGATCGGTGGCGCTGCTGGGCCTCGGCCTCCTGACCGCGGCCGTCGGCACGATGACGGGTGCCCTCGTGGGGCGGAGGTCGATCGCCGTCGGCGCCGCCGCGGGAGTGGCCGTGCTCGGCTACGCGCTCAATGCGCTCGGCAACCAGAACCCCGACCTCGAGTGGCTGCACGCGCTCTCGCCGTACCACTGGGCGTTCGGGGCCGAACCCCTCGCGAACGGGCTCGACGCGACCCTCGGCCTTCTGTACGGGGTCGCCGCGGCCGCCGTGATCGTGGCGGTGCTGGCGTTCCGCCGGCGCGACGTCGCCGTCTGA
- a CDS encoding polyribonucleotide nucleotidyltransferase translates to MEGPEIKFAETVLDNGKYGKRTIRFETGRLAQQAQGAVAAYLDEETMLLSATSAGKHPREGFDFFPLTVDVEERAYAAGKIPGSFFRREGRPSTEAILVCRLIDRPLRPTFIEGLRNEVQIVITVLSIAPDEFYDALAINAASASTQISGLPFSGPIASVRLALMPDNNGGGQWVAFPKHSQLAEAVFDIIVAGRVVTNADGAEDVAITMVEAEATEGSWNLIQGGAVKPSEEIVAQGLEASKPFIMQLAKAQLELAAQSAKEIQDYPVFLSYSPELYSAVDEIAHAELAAVYQIADKVERQTADDALKARTKAAIEAKVADGSLPEEALKDFGAAYKSVSKKIMRTRVLTEGVRIDGRGLADIRALDAEVQVIPRVHGSAIFQRGETQILGVTTLNMLKMEQQIDSLNPVTSKRYLHHYNFPPYSTGETGRVGSPKRREIGHGFLAERALVPVLPSREEFPYAIRQVSEAMSSNGSTSMGSVCASTLSLLNAGVPLKAPVAGIAMGLISDQVDGETRYAALTDILGAEDALGDMDFKVAGTSEFVTAIQLDTKLDGIPSSVLQQALGQAKDARMAILAVMNQAIDAPDEMAPTAPRVISVQIPVDKIGELIGPKGKTINAIQDETGAQISIEEDGTVYIGAVDGASAEAARLQVNAIANPINPEVGEQYLGTVVKLAAFGAFVSLMPGKDGLLHISEVRKLAGGKRVDNVEDVLSVGQKILVEITKTDDRGKLSLAPVLAEGEGGDAPAEGEDG, encoded by the coding sequence ATGGAAGGTCCTGAAATCAAGTTCGCCGAGACGGTTCTCGACAACGGCAAGTACGGCAAGCGCACCATCCGATTCGAGACCGGCCGTCTCGCGCAGCAGGCGCAGGGCGCCGTCGCTGCCTACCTCGACGAAGAGACGATGCTGCTGAGCGCGACGAGCGCCGGCAAGCACCCCCGCGAGGGCTTCGACTTCTTCCCCCTGACGGTCGACGTCGAAGAGCGCGCGTACGCCGCGGGCAAGATCCCCGGCTCGTTCTTCCGCCGCGAGGGCCGCCCCTCGACCGAGGCCATCCTCGTGTGCCGCCTCATCGACCGCCCGCTGCGCCCGACCTTCATCGAGGGACTGCGCAACGAGGTGCAGATCGTCATCACGGTGCTGAGCATCGCGCCCGACGAGTTCTACGACGCCCTCGCCATCAACGCGGCGAGCGCCTCGACTCAGATCTCGGGCCTGCCGTTCAGTGGCCCGATCGCCTCGGTGCGACTCGCGCTCATGCCCGACAACAACGGTGGCGGCCAGTGGGTCGCCTTCCCGAAGCACAGCCAGCTCGCCGAGGCGGTCTTCGACATCATCGTCGCCGGCCGTGTCGTCACGAATGCGGATGGCGCGGAAGACGTGGCCATCACCATGGTCGAGGCCGAGGCCACCGAGGGCAGCTGGAACCTCATCCAGGGCGGCGCCGTCAAGCCGAGCGAAGAGATCGTGGCCCAGGGCCTCGAAGCCTCGAAGCCCTTCATCATGCAGCTCGCCAAGGCGCAGCTCGAGCTCGCCGCGCAGTCGGCGAAGGAGATCCAGGACTACCCGGTATTCCTCTCCTACAGCCCCGAGCTCTACAGCGCCGTCGACGAGATCGCGCACGCCGAGCTCGCGGCGGTCTACCAGATCGCCGACAAGGTCGAGCGTCAGACGGCCGACGACGCCCTCAAGGCCCGCACGAAGGCGGCCATCGAGGCGAAGGTTGCCGACGGCTCGCTGCCCGAGGAGGCGCTCAAGGACTTCGGTGCCGCCTACAAGTCGGTCTCGAAGAAGATCATGCGCACGCGCGTGCTCACCGAGGGCGTTCGCATCGACGGCCGCGGTCTGGCCGACATCCGTGCGCTCGATGCCGAGGTGCAGGTCATCCCGCGCGTGCACGGCTCGGCCATCTTCCAGCGCGGCGAGACGCAGATCCTCGGCGTCACGACCCTCAACATGCTCAAGATGGAGCAGCAGATCGACTCGCTGAACCCCGTCACGAGCAAGCGCTACCTGCACCACTACAACTTCCCGCCCTACTCGACCGGTGAGACCGGCCGCGTCGGCAGCCCCAAGCGTCGCGAGATCGGGCACGGCTTCCTCGCCGAGCGCGCCCTCGTGCCGGTGCTGCCGAGCCGCGAGGAGTTCCCCTACGCGATCCGCCAGGTCAGCGAGGCCATGAGCTCGAACGGCTCCACCTCGATGGGTTCGGTCTGCGCGTCGACCCTCTCGCTGCTCAACGCCGGTGTGCCCCTCAAGGCCCCCGTCGCGGGCATCGCGATGGGCCTCATCAGCGACCAGGTGGATGGTGAGACCCGCTACGCGGCCCTCACCGACATCCTCGGTGCGGAAGATGCCCTCGGCGACATGGACTTCAAGGTCGCCGGCACGAGCGAGTTCGTCACGGCCATCCAGCTCGACACGAAGCTCGACGGCATCCCCTCGTCGGTGCTGCAGCAGGCGCTCGGCCAGGCGAAGGACGCCCGCATGGCGATCCTCGCGGTCATGAACCAGGCGATCGACGCGCCCGACGAGATGGCGCCCACCGCGCCGCGCGTCATCAGCGTGCAGATCCCCGTCGACAAGATCGGCGAGCTGATCGGCCCGAAGGGCAAGACGATCAACGCGATCCAGGACGAGACCGGTGCGCAGATCTCGATCGAGGAGGACGGCACGGTCTACATCGGCGCCGTCGACGGCGCCTCGGCCGAGGCTGCTCGCCTGCAGGTCAACGCCATCGCGAACCCGATCAACCCCGAGGTCGGCGAGCAGTACCTGGGCACGGTCGTGAAGCTCGCCGCGTTCGGCGCCTTCGTCTCGCTCATGCCGGGTAAAGACGGTCTGCTGCACATCAGCGAGGTGCGCAAGCTCGCCGGCGGCAAGCGCGTCGACAACGTCGAGGACGTGCTCTCGGTGGGTCAGAAGATCCTCGTCGAGATCACGAAGACCGACGACCGCGGCAAGCTCTCGCTCGCCCCGGTGCTCGCGGAGGGCGAGGGCGGCGACGCTCCCGCCGAGGGCGAAGACGGCTAG